The genomic stretch ACGTCCTCTGCCCGACTCCCGGTTACCCGCTTTACTCCGCAATCCTTGCGAAACTGAATGTCGAGTATCGCCCTTATTACTTGGTGGAAGAGAACAACTGGGCACCCGATGCGAATGAAATAGCCAAATTGATTGACGACCGGACACGCGCCATCGTTCTTATCAATCCGAACAATCCGACCGGCTCGCTATACTCACGGCAGACCTTAGAGCGCATCGTTGAGATGGCGCTTGATCACAATATTGTCGTCTTTGCCGATGAGATATACGACAAACTGCTGATGGATGGCTTGCAACATACCAGCATCGCCTCGTTATCGCAAAATCTACCGTGTATTACGTTCAACGGACTCTCGAAGGGATATATCGCGCCCGGTTGGCGGATTGGCTGGGGCATTGTGTCTGGGCCAGAGGCGCGGATGAAGGACTATGTCGATGCGATTAATAAATTCCTGCGGGCAAGACTCTGCGCCAGTCACCCGATGCAATTCGCTATCGCACCGGCGCTTGATGGTCAACACGATTTCCTCGAGGCGGCAAAAGCGAAACTGCAACGTCGTCGCGACCTCTCGGTGAAGAAACTCTCGGAAATTCCCGGAATCACTGTGGTAAAACCGACCGGAGCGTTTTATAGCTTCCCGCAACTACACATCGAGGGTGAGGATGAGGATTGGGTAAAAGGACTGATTCGCACTACCGGCGTTGTCGTTGTCCACGGCAGCGGGTTCGGTCAGAAACCGGGTACTAAACACTTCCGGTTTGTTTTCCTCCCCGATGAGGAAACCCTGAACACCGCCTTCACATTAATTGATCAATTCCAGCGGCAGTGGCTTGCCGGGAAGAAATTTTAGAGGTAAATATCATAGTTTGTCAAGTAATGTTCTTCATAGTATTGATCAATTTGGCTTTCTAATTCATCAGCTCTTTGTTGATATGAAAGCAATTCTTTACTGTCGAATAATCCTGACTCAACTATACTTTTGAGAATATCTCGCTTAATTATTTTATAGTGTTTTGAGTTGTGATCACTCATTCTCTCGATATTTATCAGTGCATCTTCAAACTCATTCTTTGCAATTTTGAGTCTGCAGAGTAATCCGATTTGAATGTCTTTTCTAATGTTTCCGTGCTTTTTCTCTAGATCAGCAATTAAATTTGATGC from bacterium encodes the following:
- a CDS encoding aminotransferase class I/II-fold pyridoxal phosphate-dependent enzyme translates to MEPIQPATRSHEIFYAVRDVLLVANEAKSRGMKLYYLNIGDPNQYDFDTPQHLKDAVSKGMETWAHNGYSPSSGIETARDAIRREAHRKGIDNVLDIFVTSGASEAIDISLTALCNPGDNVLCPTPGYPLYSAILAKLNVEYRPYYLVEENNWAPDANEIAKLIDDRTRAIVLINPNNPTGSLYSRQTLERIVEMALDHNIVVFADEIYDKLLMDGLQHTSIASLSQNLPCITFNGLSKGYIAPGWRIGWGIVSGPEARMKDYVDAINKFLRARLCASHPMQFAIAPALDGQHDFLEAAKAKLQRRRDLSVKKLSEIPGITVVKPTGAFYSFPQLHIEGEDEDWVKGLIRTTGVVVVHGSGFGQKPGTKHFRFVFLPDEETLNTAFTLIDQFQRQWLAGKKF